The DNA window AAGAGAATCAATCACGCGCAAAATCTCTTCAAAATTTCGTCCGGTGCTGGGGGGATAGGTAATCGTCAACCGCAATTTTTTGTTGGGGTCAATGACGAAGACAGAGCGAACGGTGACCTTTGCATTGGCATTGGGATGGATCATGCCATATAGATCGGACACCTTCTTGTCTGCGTCGGCAAGGATGGGATAGTTGACGGTCGTTTTTTGGGTTTCGTCGATATCGCCAATCCAACCTTTGTGAGATTCAGTGTCGTCTACACTGAGAGCAATCACTTTAGCGTTGCGCTTTTCAAATTCAGATTTGAGTTTAGCCACTTCGCCCAATTCAGTCGTACAAACGGGGGTATAGTCGGCGGGGTGAGAAAAGAGAACAACCCAACTATCTCCTGCCCATTTATGAAATTCAATATCGCCTTCATTAGAAGCTTGTGTAAAATCGGGAACGGTA is part of the Lusitaniella coriacea LEGE 07157 genome and encodes:
- a CDS encoding peroxiredoxin; translation: MANLQLGDTVPDFTQASNEGDIEFHKWAGDSWVVLFSHPADYTPVCTTELGEVAKLKSEFEKRNAKVIALSVDDTESHKGWIGDIDETQKTTVNYPILADADKKVSDLYGMIHPNANAKVTVRSVFVIDPNKKLRLTITYPPSTGRNFEEILRVIDSLQLTDNYSVATPVNWKDGEDVVVAPTIPTEEAKKKFPKGVTEIKPYLRMTPQPDK